From the marine bacterium B5-7 genome, the window AAACCCCATGCGAAATAAGGACAAATCAGATGACATCCGCTGAATCGCTGCGGGTTCAATACGCGTAATGGTATGGACTTGATCGACAGGACTACCCGCCCAGCAACCGAATAAATCACTCAAATTTTCCGTACTTTCAACGCCAGAGTGCTGAAGGACGTCAGGTGATTGAGAAAAATGTTCCGCATAGCGTGCTTGAATATTATTTCGCGTCACCAAATCATCTAAAGACCCTAAATAGAGGGCAGTTTGTAATTCTTGCTCCTGTTCTTCTTGCTCTTGTTCTTGTTGCTGCTGTTGTTGCTGCTGTTGCTGACTAACTTCTTGTTGTAATTCCTGTTGTGTGGATAAAGTGCCCGATGCGCCATTGAAGCGGTACTGTGTATCCTCGTCAGACATTGGCTGAGGCTGATGCCATGTCGCATCTTGAAGCGCTAATACGGGAGGAAGCTCATCCCTCACGTACTTATCTAACATTTCGCGTTGTTTTGGTATTTTTTCATGTTGAAAAACACGTTGGTTATCTACAATCTTATTTTGAACCGCCATATAACGCTTTATATTATCACGCTGTAGACCGCTTTGCTTGGCTACCATCGCATCCCATTCAGGAATACATACTTGGATGCAAAGTGGCTTGGAACGATCGTTCGCTAAAGTTTCTAGGCTCTCTAAAAAGGGTTTCGCAGATTGACTCGTCACCGGCAACCCATAAAAATTAACGCGCTCAAGCTTTGCGTCAGCTCTATATCCATTGCTCAAGGTGCGGAGAAACCCACTCAATGCACGCTGGTTCTCGGCCTTTTGATAATATTGATTGGGGAAAACACATCTGAGGGACTGAAATAATTTTAATGGATTCGGCTCAGAAGCGCTGGATGGCCCAAGCACATCGGTCAAACTATTAATATAATCATTTGTTAAATCTCCTTCGGCACCGTTGAGATCAAACAACGCATTAATATCAGGCGCAGGCAGTGCATACTTAGCGGTTGCGGAAATATTCAAAGGTAATATCAATCTTGCCCGGAGTTGTTGTGAAAAAGCCTTCACCCCCTGTAAGCCCATTTGTGCTACTTGGAGTAAAGACCAGTGTAACTCCGTAATACCCGCTGGCTTTTCTTTGCGATCAAGACCCTTGAGCCATGCTGCATTTTGAGCAATCAGCTGATCTACCGCAGCATCATTCATCGCCGCCACTTCCGTGACGAATAAACGATAAATACGTGCACCTGCAACAGACCACAGCCTATCACCTTTGCGCGCATTGCATACGCCATGAATATCAGTGTCAGAATCTGCTGCATCCTTAACTGCAATCAGCCGATTCCGTGCAGTACAATGACGCATCGTTTGTATGGTCTTGAAATACATCGGCTGTGGATAATGGTCATGGAACACAACACTGTATAAGGACGCATTATTCTCCAACAGAAAATTAATCAGTGTCTGATACAATGGTTCCTTTGGTAGCGCCCGCCGAGAATTCACTGCCTCACAATGCAAATGAAGCGTTTTCAGCGAAAAATAATTCACAAGCGCTAAGCTGGCGAATAATGCCATGTGTGCAGCGGTTGGTTTGAGCTGTGGATAAATGATGTCCTGATGGGGGTGCACAGCCAGCTCATGCACCTTTGGCATATAATGAATCTTGTTATCATCAAAAAGGCGCACAAGTTGCGTGGAACATGCCCCTAATGAAAAATCTTCCGACAAATCAATGGGCATAGAACGCTCAACATCAAACGGGGCACGCCAAAGAAAAGTACGTTGAAGCAAGGGACTTTCTTTCTGTTCTTGCCTTTTCGCACCGTAGACATACCCACTATCCCCAGAACGAAGCTCAGGTGCAAAACAAGCTCGCCGAGCTTCTTCTGCTAATACAGGCGCGGGCACATACCGTCGAAAGGTGTTGATGTCCTTTGAGCCAGATAAAGCAGGCACAATCCGCCCTAACAGCACCGCATGCCATATAGCAGCTTTGTGCATGCTCTTCATATCATTCAAACATTGGTTCTCTTCCAGTAAGATGGATTGAATCGCTGCTTCCTGTAATGCTGGACATGCTTTTTTAAGTGCGTCAATAGCCGGCATTACCCCGGACATCTCCCCTTCATCCGTGTTAGGCCGATAAAACGTCCACTGATCTTTTGCATCTTTATGTAGTGCAAGCCACAATCCCCTCACATCAACCATCACAAAGCGCAGCGAATCCCATGCTGAATTTGACAAAGCCGCCAAATCACTACTAGGCATCACGGTTGCTTTAACATGTTGATGCAATTCAATAATAGGATAAAATAACGAGGCTTGCTTAGCGTGATCAGCCCACTGTTTATTCACATAACGCAGCATATCTCCAAAGGAATAAGAAGCATTCAAGACAGCATCCGTTGATGCTTTTTGCGACAGCTGTTCCAAGGGGAAAAGCGCGCCAAGCACCCCGGGATCACGAATAGCCTGTGAAAATAGAGAAATCGGCGCAGAGCGTATAATTGTTTCTATGTCTTTCTTCGGCATAGGCTCTATCGGCCGTGTGCTCCGAGGAATGCATTTCGCAAGCGCCTCGATGTCCTCACTCTCCCAGTCTTTTAACGAGCCCGATGGATTTTTCTCCGCCCACCTATCCAAATGAAAGCGAATATATTCTTGCATAAATGCGCACTGCAAATCCGTAGTAACCTGATCAGAAATCCAAGAATATTTATTAAGTAAGTCCAGTAAGCACACCTGTAACGCCATTTCCTTCGACAAGGCACGTACTTTTTCATCAAGCACCTTAAAATGATTGTTGAACTTATCGCTCCATTTCTTTTTAATCTTATTGCATGCTTCGGTTTTAGCTGTCCGCAGCTTATCCTCTAAACCCGAACTTAATCGATGAAAGTAAGCTCTCCCGTTTCTCATTGCCTCTATCTCTTTTCCATCATCCTCCTTCTCTGCTTCGCGTATTTTAGGCGCATATTCCTTGGCAAGACCTTGCTCTGCAGTAGAGATCTCCCTCTGAATTTCCTGATTGTACTTTGCGTGCCACTCATTTTCGTGCGCCTTTTCTAGCTGGGAAATCACCCCATTCACCGCATCATTACAATCTAGCATACCAGGCAAGCTCCTTATTATAGCTGTATCGAGAATATCTGTTGTGAAGCCATACTACTCAAGCAAGCTTAAGGGAATATTAAGCACAGCCAGTAAGCCACCACATATTTTGAGCAAATTTACACCACATCGAGATTTTTGTCAATAATTAACATTATTATCTAATAAGGTGACTAAAGTAAGCTTTTTTAAGGTAAACTGGCGGGATGAAAAAAACGACATTTATGATTGTGGCTGGAGAAGTCTCTGGCGATTTACTGGGTGCGGATTTAATCCGGGCATTGCGTACGCGTGTGCCTGATGCAGAATTCATTGGCGTCACTGGCGAGCAGATGCGAGCCGTGGGCTGCCATACCCTATTCTCTATGGAAGAAATAGCGGTCATGGGTTTTGTGGATGTCCTGAAGAATCTTCCCAGCTTACTAGCGCGCCGAAAACAAGTGTTACAGCACGCATTAAAAACCAAGCCCACCGTCTACATCGGCATTGATGCACCAGATTTCAATTTAGCGATTGAACAAAAATGTCGTCGAGCAGGTATCAAGACCGTGCACTATGTTAGCCCTAGTGTCTGGGCATGGCGCAAACAACGTATTCATCACATAAAAAAATGTGTGGATCTCATGTTAACGGTACTGCCATTTGAAACGGATATTTATCGTAAACACAATATTCCTGTTGAATTTGTTGGGCACCCTTTGGCAGATCAAATTCCTTTAGAAAGTAACAAAGTCGAGGCACGCCGCATTTTGGGCTTAGACGTTGATAAACCCGTACTCGCTATTTTACCAGGTAGTCGAGGCATGGAAATCAAACAATTAGGGCGTCAATTTGTCACGACAGCATTACGCTGCATGAAAGAAATGCCTGATTTACAGTGTGTTGCGCCCATGGTCAATGACAAATGTCGCTATGCTTTTATCGCAGAGCGCGGTCCCGTACCCATTAAATTAGTGCGACGACAAGCACGCACCATCATGGCTGCTGCTGATGTTGTTTTGTTAGCGTCCGGCACGGCTACCTTGGAAGCGATGCTAGTCAATCGCCCCATGGTTGTCGCTTACAAAATGCATACGATTAATTATTACATTTTAAGACTCTTAGTCAGGCTTAAATATATTTCATTACCTAACTTATTGGCTAACACGGACTTAGTCCCTGAATTTATTCAAAAAGAAGCCAGCACAAGAAATCTATCTGACGCCGTAATCGAGTATTTTGATCACCCCAGGCTCGCAACCAAATTAACGTGTCGCTTTCGTGCCATGCATGAAGAATTACAGCGCGGAGCAAGTGATCGCGCGGCAGAAGCGATTTTGAAACTCTGTTAGTCATTAAAATACACTTCTCTTAAAGACACTGAAATAATGATAGAGAGCGGTGGCGGGGTGTTTATCCAAAGCACCAGTTGACGAAGCACTGATACCCGGGTCGCAGTACGGGTACTGCGCTCGGGGTTACTCTCCAAGGTCTTGTCGGTTATATGGCCGTTGTACCTACAGAAAACTTGCGAATAAAGCAACGAGTGGCTGGTACTTTGGAAAACATGCCCCCCACCGCTACACAAAGATTGTTTCAATAGATGGAGACCCCGCATCAAGTGCGGGGTGACAAGGTTGTCAAGTACTCACTAGTATCTTCTTCAAAAAACTACGCCGATGGATGGGGAGTATACCGAACTGTTCTATAGCAGCGTAGTGGGCTTTTGTGGGATAGGCTTTATGGCGATCAAAGCCATATTCGGGATGCTGTTCATGCAATGCGTATAAATCACGATCTCGCGTCACTTTCGCAATGATGGATGCCGCGCTAATCGCCGGCTCCGTTAAATCCCCTTTAATAATCGCGCGTGACTCACAAGGTAAATCTGCCGGACAACGATTACCATCAATTAATGCGAGGTCGGGCGCAATCGTTAAGTTTGCCACTGCACGTTGCATAGCACGAAAGGTTGCCTGCAAAATATTAATTTCATCGATTTCTTGCGGCGTTGCATAACCCACCGCCCATGCCAATGCGTGTTCGGTGATCTGCGCATAGAGGGCTTCTCTACGTTTTTCAGACAGTTTTTTGGAATCGGTTAAGCCATCGATAGGATGATTAGGATCTAAAATCACAGCGCCTGCAACAACGGGACCCGCTAATGGTCCGCGCCCTGCTTCGTCGATGCCAACAATGATGGTCATAGGTAACATTCCTTGTTGTCAGTGTTAGTAGGAGATCCCGCATCAAGTTGTACGGACCGGGGACATAGGTAACAAACGTTCGAGGACATAGGTAACAGATTATGTCTCTAATATGCGTTTGCTGTAAAGGTTAATAGCGGTTCCTTTTTTAACCGATCTGAGCGCTACGTGACCTAGCCGCTGATGTCGATAATAGATATCTCGCATCGCATCTGACGCATTGCACCGTATGCCCACCTGCTTGCCTGCAAAGGGAATGCCAATAAAAATCTGTCTTCCATCCAGTGAAATACGACCG encodes:
- the lpxB gene encoding lipid-A-disaccharide synthase, with amino-acid sequence MKKTTFMIVAGEVSGDLLGADLIRALRTRVPDAEFIGVTGEQMRAVGCHTLFSMEEIAVMGFVDVLKNLPSLLARRKQVLQHALKTKPTVYIGIDAPDFNLAIEQKCRRAGIKTVHYVSPSVWAWRKQRIHHIKKCVDLMLTVLPFETDIYRKHNIPVEFVGHPLADQIPLESNKVEARRILGLDVDKPVLAILPGSRGMEIKQLGRQFVTTALRCMKEMPDLQCVAPMVNDKCRYAFIAERGPVPIKLVRRQARTIMAAADVVLLASGTATLEAMLVNRPMVVAYKMHTINYYILRLLVRLKYISLPNLLANTDLVPEFIQKEASTRNLSDAVIEYFDHPRLATKLTCRFRAMHEELQRGASDRAAEAILKLC
- the rnhB gene encoding ribonuclease HII, translating into MTIIVGIDEAGRGPLAGPVVAGAVILDPNHPIDGLTDSKKLSEKRREALYAQITEHALAWAVGYATPQEIDEINILQATFRAMQRAVANLTIAPDLALIDGNRCPADLPCESRAIIKGDLTEPAISAASIIAKVTRDRDLYALHEQHPEYGFDRHKAYPTKAHYAAIEQFGILPIHRRSFLKKILVST